In a single window of the Verrucomicrobiota bacterium genome:
- a CDS encoding DUF5615 family PIN-like protein, whose protein sequence is MKLLLDVHVPAAVARELRQRSRGLSVAHLSEWRVGQFLAATDEEILAAAQEEKWTLVTYDLKTIAPLLRRLADEEIAHSGVVLVDDSSIRQSDVGGLVNALARLWKHAGQTDWGNRAHFLQSVKRPN, encoded by the coding sequence ATGAAACTGCTGTTGGATGTCCATGTGCCCGCTGCGGTTGCCCGTGAACTGCGACAACGTTCTCGCGGATTGTCCGTGGCGCATTTAAGTGAATGGCGGGTGGGCCAGTTTCTGGCGGCCACCGATGAGGAAATTTTGGCGGCAGCTCAGGAGGAAAAATGGACATTGGTGACTTATGATCTCAAAACCATTGCGCCACTGTTGCGCCGTCTTGCAGACGAGGAAATCGCTCACTCAGGGGTTGTGTTGGTGGACGACTCATCCATCCGACAGTCCGATGTTGGCGGCTTGGTGAATGCGTTAGCCCGGCTTTGGAAGCACGCGGGCCAGACAGATTGGGGTAATCGCGCCCATTTCCTGCAAAGTGTGAAACGCCCAAACTGA
- a CDS encoding DUF433 domain-containing protein translates to MAEFGGIEFRDTAGGREVFIRGTRLKIWMVVKVARQFGGNPQKAAAHFGITVAKITSALNYAEAFPDEIEASIQDNDGITFEALKRVLPGITHSENENGAHQRRKTK, encoded by the coding sequence ATGGCCGAATTTGGCGGGATCGAATTCCGGGACACTGCCGGGGGACGTGAGGTATTTATCCGGGGGACCCGGCTTAAAATTTGGATGGTGGTCAAGGTCGCACGTCAGTTTGGCGGAAATCCCCAAAAAGCTGCGGCTCACTTCGGAATAACCGTGGCCAAAATCACGTCGGCCTTAAACTACGCCGAGGCCTTTCCTGATGAGATCGAGGCTTCCATTCAGGATAATGACGGAATAACCTTTGAGGCATTGAAACGTGTGCTGCCTGGCATCACCCATTCAGAGAACGAAAACGGAGCGCATCAGCGGCGCAAAACTAAATGA
- a CDS encoding M14 family zinc carboxypeptidase: protein MPESFYVKRVAWPALFFTLLVFGATPDVRAQAAAIQASTPEPLAQGMRVILNIAPPTLEAAPAPNGQTYTRLVLKGVGMENAYGKPALPVLHYTCEVPPGIHVVAVADARKLREFKVDQPLWPHQRPVPKVASVVLPGDFLVDADAYQGDPSGEFQQAENGVIQVVQYTQRGKTYVDVLTRPFAYQAAGGIVRYPQELALTLSYVAPDLPKAAGPRLGRIVVLDLMLQGQADLDWLTTEGYNFERRGVDHVEIFATEAEVQALKDAGFDVVETGQQPAPAPQAESGAKGLGTNYHTYATLTSELQQYTNRYFNYCRLYSIGRTGQNRDLWAMKITANPDATNGALKPRVRLASTIHGDEPLGVEMCLYLVDQLVTGCVTNTRISNLVATTEIWILPLVNPDGLEAGTRYNAAGFDLNRSFPSGGGGGLGNPLFGPQMTTYGRPIEVAALMQLATNHSFTLAANFHGGSLVVNYPYDDDDLGSVNSPSPDDGLFRVLSRIYASNNPPMWVSASFPQGVVNGAAWYVAVGGWQDWSYRYVGCNEVTIEISDNKQPTVSQIPQFWNDNREAMLSYIESVQTRVFGAITNAATLQPVYAAVKVLGAEHGVFSDPQQGDYHRMVLPGTYHLLFTAPGYGSQIISNVVVQAGQPTRLDVQLQPTSHPAERILLVTTDTLSNSLPALVARKQADGFAVQSVVVPVGSSTNRIRTAIRDVFALFPAEYILLVGDVDQIPVWTDGTADFTHPTDLPYALIDAGETCANYLGKDAVLGRISLKTSAAIAEFTQKLDAIARSRTNRTYDLTWVSNGHNVSEYAQAERGHEYCISNCVPASYNATRFFQGIGTAAGLSAHINAGTDGVIYSGHGSEFLWEGYSYNASALAGLNNVNNVVIVLAHCCVSGSFDMDVCVGEAWLQTSARGALYVGATDNTYWDNDEAMQKAEFDAMRDNAGLSVGRAVDQGLYQVQQLYPTDARYYYTTYHNLGDPTLVLLETVAGPLALRTTNLGPAVLGGTYSESLLAVGGVRPFTWSVVAGQLPANLTLNSASGILSGVPAQTGTNQFTIQVRDSSPTPQVVRRALTLTVLDQSAQFNLALDTANQTWAPGGSAAWFSQTAITHDGTDAAQSGAITDSQETWIETTMNGPCSMSFWWKVSSEGNYDFLEFYLNGTLQTKISGEVDWTQQTIALPAGQQTLRWRYSKDSSVSKGQDAGWVDQVAFFNHPVISQAPDNVTATLHTPVNFQVIATGSTPLYYQWFLDAAPIARATNATYGISSVAYVHAGPYSVAVSNANGVAISPPAKLTVLPPGSMQNSNLMVAGVISIPLLGTATPYPSSVVVAGLTGKVQKVSVTLSNLTHSYAKDLQILVTNPAGNAVLLLANIGNTLSITNATLTFDDAGAAMPIQSAVVSGTYRPAGVTNLLVMPSPAPTGAYATNVSALTGGTPNGTWSLFINDSALGDSGTLDGWSLNIVTTPEVTPPALVSPTVAAGQLRFNLRPESGRTWVIEYKDGMNKPTWQTYQTLSGDDTLHTISNLCTGVPNRFFRVRMQ, encoded by the coding sequence ATGCCAGAATCGTTTTATGTAAAGCGAGTCGCCTGGCCGGCGTTGTTCTTCACCCTGCTGGTTTTCGGCGCAACGCCAGACGTCCGCGCGCAAGCCGCCGCGATTCAGGCATCCACCCCAGAGCCGCTGGCCCAGGGAATGCGGGTAATTTTGAATATCGCGCCCCCGACGCTTGAGGCCGCGCCAGCCCCCAATGGGCAGACTTACACCCGCTTAGTCCTTAAGGGCGTGGGCATGGAAAACGCCTATGGCAAGCCGGCACTGCCCGTGCTGCACTATACGTGCGAGGTGCCTCCGGGCATCCACGTGGTGGCGGTGGCGGACGCGCGCAAGCTGCGAGAATTCAAGGTAGATCAGCCGCTTTGGCCGCACCAGAGGCCCGTCCCCAAGGTGGCAAGCGTTGTGCTGCCGGGAGACTTCCTGGTGGATGCGGATGCCTATCAGGGTGATCCGAGCGGGGAATTCCAGCAGGCGGAGAACGGCGTTATCCAGGTTGTGCAGTACACCCAGCGCGGTAAAACGTACGTGGATGTCCTGACGCGCCCCTTTGCGTATCAAGCAGCGGGGGGGATCGTGCGTTACCCACAAGAATTGGCGCTCACCCTCAGCTATGTCGCCCCGGATTTACCCAAGGCCGCCGGTCCGAGGCTGGGGCGGATTGTGGTGCTGGACCTCATGCTGCAAGGCCAGGCGGACTTGGATTGGCTCACCACAGAAGGGTATAATTTTGAGCGGCGCGGCGTGGATCATGTGGAAATTTTCGCCACCGAGGCCGAGGTGCAGGCGTTGAAGGATGCCGGCTTTGACGTGGTGGAAACCGGGCAGCAACCAGCCCCAGCCCCGCAGGCTGAATCAGGAGCCAAGGGCTTGGGCACCAATTATCATACGTACGCAACGCTGACATCGGAATTGCAGCAGTACACGAATCGTTACTTCAATTATTGCCGGTTGTATTCCATCGGACGCACGGGGCAAAACCGGGATTTGTGGGCGATGAAAATCACGGCAAACCCGGACGCCACCAATGGCGCGCTCAAGCCACGCGTGAGGCTAGCTTCGACGATACATGGCGACGAACCGCTGGGTGTGGAGATGTGCCTTTATCTGGTGGATCAGTTGGTGACGGGGTGCGTGACGAATACGCGCATTTCCAATCTGGTGGCGACGACGGAAATATGGATATTGCCGCTGGTCAACCCGGATGGCTTGGAAGCTGGTACCCGATACAATGCCGCGGGCTTCGATCTGAACCGTTCCTTTCCGTCGGGCGGCGGCGGTGGGTTGGGCAATCCGTTGTTCGGCCCGCAAATGACCACCTACGGCCGTCCCATTGAAGTGGCCGCCTTGATGCAATTGGCCACCAACCACAGCTTTACCCTGGCGGCGAATTTTCACGGCGGCTCCCTGGTGGTCAATTATCCGTATGACGATGATGACCTTGGCAGTGTCAATTCCCCATCGCCGGACGATGGTTTATTCCGGGTACTCTCAAGGATTTACGCGTCCAACAATCCGCCGATGTGGGTGAGCGCCAGTTTCCCGCAGGGTGTGGTAAATGGCGCGGCTTGGTATGTGGCGGTCGGCGGGTGGCAGGATTGGAGTTACCGATACGTGGGATGCAACGAGGTGACCATTGAGATTTCCGATAACAAACAACCGACGGTCAGCCAGATTCCCCAATTCTGGAATGATAACCGGGAAGCCATGCTCAGTTACATTGAATCGGTTCAGACCCGCGTATTTGGCGCCATCACCAACGCGGCCACGCTTCAGCCGGTGTATGCCGCCGTCAAGGTGTTGGGGGCTGAACACGGGGTGTTCTCCGATCCGCAGCAGGGGGATTACCACCGCATGGTGTTGCCAGGCACGTACCACCTGTTGTTCACCGCGCCGGGTTATGGGTCGCAAATCATCTCCAATGTGGTAGTGCAAGCGGGCCAGCCAACCCGGTTGGATGTGCAGTTGCAGCCTACCAGTCATCCGGCAGAGCGAATTCTGTTGGTCACCACCGATACGCTTAGCAACAGTCTGCCCGCGCTGGTCGCACGCAAGCAGGCGGATGGTTTCGCGGTGCAATCCGTGGTGGTGCCCGTCGGCTCCAGCACCAACCGCATTCGCACCGCCATCCGCGACGTCTTTGCGCTGTTTCCGGCGGAGTACATCCTTCTGGTTGGGGATGTGGATCAAATCCCGGTGTGGACGGATGGCACGGCGGATTTCACACATCCCACTGATTTGCCGTATGCCTTGATAGATGCAGGTGAGACCTGCGCCAATTACCTGGGCAAAGACGCGGTACTCGGACGCATCTCGCTAAAAACGTCCGCGGCGATTGCCGAGTTTACGCAGAAGCTTGATGCCATTGCCCGTTCGCGCACCAACCGGACGTATGACCTCACTTGGGTGTCCAATGGCCATAATGTCTCGGAATACGCCCAAGCAGAACGCGGGCATGAGTATTGCATCTCCAACTGCGTGCCAGCGAGTTACAACGCCACCCGATTTTTTCAGGGAATCGGTACTGCCGCCGGGTTAAGCGCGCATATCAATGCCGGCACGGATGGCGTCATTTATTCCGGGCACGGCAGCGAGTTCTTGTGGGAGGGATACAGCTACAATGCCAGTGCGCTGGCGGGACTGAACAACGTGAATAATGTCGTCATTGTTCTGGCGCACTGTTGTGTCTCCGGCAGTTTTGATATGGATGTGTGCGTGGGCGAGGCCTGGCTGCAAACCTCCGCACGGGGCGCACTGTATGTGGGAGCCACGGATAACACGTATTGGGACAATGACGAGGCGATGCAAAAAGCGGAATTTGACGCCATGCGTGATAATGCCGGCCTATCCGTGGGCCGCGCGGTGGACCAGGGCCTTTACCAAGTGCAGCAACTATACCCCACGGATGCGCGCTACTATTACACGACGTACCATAACCTCGGTGATCCAACGCTGGTCTTGCTGGAGACCGTGGCTGGTCCGCTCGCCTTGCGCACAACGAATCTGGGACCAGCGGTGCTGGGCGGAACCTATTCAGAGTCCCTGCTTGCCGTGGGGGGAGTACGCCCGTTCACGTGGAGTGTGGTGGCCGGGCAGTTGCCCGCCAATCTAACCCTTAATTCCGCCAGCGGCATCCTCTCCGGAGTTCCGGCGCAGACGGGTACCAATCAGTTCACGATTCAGGTCCGCGACAGCAGTCCCACGCCGCAAGTGGTCAGACGTGCCTTGACGCTTACGGTGCTGGATCAAAGCGCGCAGTTCAACCTCGCCCTCGACACCGCCAACCAAACGTGGGCACCCGGTGGCAGCGCGGCGTGGTTCAGTCAAACCGCCATCACGCATGATGGAACCGACGCGGCGCAAAGCGGGGCCATTACCGACAGCCAGGAGACCTGGATTGAGACGACGATGAATGGCCCGTGCTCGATGAGTTTCTGGTGGAAAGTATCCTCGGAAGGCAATTACGATTTTCTTGAGTTTTATCTGAATGGAACCTTGCAAACCAAGATTAGTGGCGAAGTGGATTGGACGCAGCAAACCATCGCGTTGCCTGCGGGACAGCAGACCTTGCGGTGGCGCTACAGCAAGGATTCTAGTGTCAGCAAGGGGCAGGACGCCGGCTGGGTGGACCAAGTAGCCTTTTTCAATCACCCCGTGATTAGCCAGGCGCCTGATAACGTGACCGCAACGCTGCACACGCCGGTGAATTTTCAAGTGATTGCGACCGGCTCAACCCCATTGTATTATCAATGGTTTTTGGATGCGGCCCCCATTGCCCGGGCAACCAATGCCACGTATGGCATCAGCTCGGTAGCCTATGTCCATGCCGGACCTTACTCGGTGGCGGTGTCCAACGCGAATGGTGTGGCCATCAGTCCGCCGGCCAAATTGACGGTGCTGCCGCCCGGTTCGATGCAGAACAGCAATCTCATGGTGGCCGGTGTGATTTCCATTCCTTTGCTGGGAACCGCCACCCCGTATCCATCCTCCGTGGTGGTCGCTGGCCTGACGGGCAAAGTGCAAAAGGTGTCCGTCACGTTGAGCAACCTGACGCATTCTTATGCGAAGGATTTGCAGATACTGGTAACCAACCCGGCTGGCAATGCGGTCCTGTTGTTGGCGAACATCGGAAACACCTTATCCATCACTAACGCCACCCTGACGTTTGATGATGCAGGCGCGGCCATGCCGATCCAGTCGGCGGTGGTTTCGGGCACCTATCGGCCGGCGGGTGTCACCAATCTGCTCGTGATGCCCAGTCCGGCGCCCACTGGTGCTTATGCGACCAACGTGTCCGCGCTGACCGGGGGTACCCCGAATGGCACTTGGAGTTTGTTTATCAACGATTCCGCTTTGGGTGACAGCGGGACGCTGGATGGCTGGAGTTTGAATATTGTCACCACCCCGGAGGTTACTCCGCCCGCGTTGGTTTCTCCCACGGTTGCAGCCGGGCAGTTGCGGTTTAACTTGCGGCCGGAAAGCGGGCGAACCTGGGTGATCGAGTACAAGGATGGGATGAATAAACCCACCTGGCAGACCTACCAAACGTTGTCCGGAGACGACACCCTGCACACCATCAGCAACCTTTGCACAGGTGTTCCCAATCGGTTTTTCCGGGTGCGGATGCAGTAA
- a CDS encoding metalloregulator ArsR/SmtB family transcription factor, whose product MNGINCIAVLKALSEPTRLRILRQLLKDRRSVNEVAEQLKVSQYNVSKHLRILREAGLLEVEKQGKLHLYTVAPRLRKHLENNANTLALDCCTFRFDKLPK is encoded by the coding sequence ATGAATGGAATTAATTGCATCGCTGTGTTGAAAGCGCTGAGTGAACCCACGCGTCTGCGCATTCTTCGCCAACTGCTCAAGGACCGGCGAAGCGTTAATGAAGTCGCGGAACAGCTCAAAGTGTCGCAATACAACGTGTCCAAACATCTGCGAATCCTCCGCGAGGCCGGGCTGTTGGAGGTGGAAAAGCAGGGCAAGCTGCATCTTTACACCGTAGCTCCGCGACTACGGAAACACCTGGAGAACAACGCGAACACCCTGGCGCTGGACTGCTGCACCTTCCGATTCGACAAGCTGCCCAAGTGA
- a CDS encoding helix-turn-helix transcriptional regulator: MAKTFHQQLGRFLRQKRGELTYKQFERKLGISYVTIHRLECGEQNVTLKTLEQICKRLKCRMADIFPD, from the coding sequence GTGGCAAAGACGTTTCATCAACAGCTTGGACGGTTCCTGCGGCAAAAACGCGGCGAGCTGACCTATAAACAATTCGAGCGGAAGCTGGGTATTTCGTATGTCACCATCCATCGCTTGGAATGCGGGGAGCAAAATGTGACGCTGAAAACCTTGGAGCAGATTTGCAAGCGGTTGAAGTGCCGAATGGCTGATATTTTCCCGGATTGA
- a CDS encoding response regulator: MSNGPRHRTNRGTILLVEDEVRVRTLANLVLCKAGYKVLLCGTTQEALTLWEQHREDIALVLTDFNLECTQNGKDLIDLLRKDRPEIIAIMMSGYIAEQDIEDWLLANKVVFIPKPFLPSKMVAKVEAVLASQT; encoded by the coding sequence ATGAGTAACGGACCGCGCCACCGGACGAATCGGGGAACCATCTTGCTGGTAGAAGATGAGGTGCGGGTTCGTACCCTTGCCAATCTTGTTTTATGCAAGGCGGGATACAAAGTGTTGCTTTGCGGAACCACTCAGGAAGCGCTGACGTTATGGGAACAACACCGGGAGGACATTGCTTTGGTGCTGACGGATTTTAACTTGGAGTGTACCCAGAATGGTAAAGACCTGATAGACCTTCTGCGCAAAGACCGCCCGGAGATAATCGCCATCATGATGAGCGGTTATATCGCCGAACAGGACATCGAAGACTGGCTGTTGGCAAACAAGGTCGTATTTATACCCAAACCGTTTTTACCGTCCAAGATGGTTGCCAAGGTGGAAGCGGTGCTGGCCAGCCAAACCTGA